One Amorphoplanes digitatis genomic window carries:
- a CDS encoding alpha/beta hydrolase, with product MTETYWPHPSLSDRVAGDPDRVAFLIPGYEYSAGRPLLHFARAVLMRHGWTTQEVWWPERPPQREGDDLDPWFDQLRAFVHAHLTRIIDAEKAPRILLVGKSMGTLAAGLAADRELPAIWQTPLLRDAGTVDALRRGTAPYLLVGGAADPVWDAGLARSLGRPFYEAPDADHGMETDDDPANSAEILRRATVAMDEFVAAVT from the coding sequence ATGACTGAGACCTATTGGCCGCACCCCTCGCTGTCGGACCGGGTGGCGGGCGACCCGGACCGGGTCGCGTTCCTGATTCCCGGGTACGAATACTCCGCCGGGCGGCCGCTGCTGCACTTCGCCCGCGCGGTGCTGATGCGGCACGGCTGGACCACCCAGGAGGTCTGGTGGCCCGAGCGGCCGCCGCAGCGCGAGGGCGACGACCTCGATCCCTGGTTCGATCAGCTACGCGCGTTCGTGCACGCCCACCTGACCCGGATCATCGACGCCGAGAAGGCGCCGCGGATCCTGCTGGTCGGCAAGTCGATGGGCACGCTCGCCGCGGGCCTGGCCGCCGACCGGGAACTGCCCGCCATCTGGCAGACCCCGCTGCTGCGCGACGCCGGGACGGTGGACGCGCTGCGCCGCGGCACCGCGCCGTACCTGCTGGTCGGCGGCGCGGCCGACCCGGTCTGGGACGCCGGGCTGGCCCGGAGCCTCGGCCGGCCGTTCTACGAGGCGCCGGACGCCGACCACGGCATGGAGACCGACGACGACCCGGCGAACTCGGCGGAGATCCTCCGGCGCGCGACCGTGGCCATGGACGAGTTCGTGGCCGCGGTCACCTGA
- a CDS encoding NAD-dependent epimerase/dehydratase family protein translates to MTGTSGRVGAAIAAALDAAGWAVRGVDRVTGQWTGVVGDLRDPGVRRAALHGCDLVIHAAALHAPHVGRVDDEEFRAVNVGATEALLEEAGRARVRRVVYISSTSVYGHALVPTDRAVWVDEGLPPRPRDIYDETKLAAERLVASSALTPVVLRIARCFPEPPRTLAVHLLHRAVGLSDVAAAAVRVAEHDTVAGTFNIAGPYPFTRADCLPLHRDAAGVIAERVPEVAAAFRDRNWPLPRTLDRIYDSGAAAAAFGYRPVHGVRQLLGAP, encoded by the coding sequence GTGACGGGTACCTCGGGACGCGTCGGCGCGGCGATCGCGGCGGCCCTCGACGCCGCCGGCTGGGCGGTTCGCGGGGTCGACCGCGTGACCGGGCAATGGACGGGCGTCGTCGGCGACCTGCGGGACCCGGGGGTACGCCGGGCGGCGCTGCACGGGTGCGACCTCGTGATCCACGCCGCCGCCCTGCACGCACCGCACGTCGGCCGGGTGGACGACGAGGAGTTCCGCGCCGTCAACGTCGGCGCCACCGAGGCGCTGCTGGAGGAGGCCGGGCGCGCCCGGGTCCGGCGCGTCGTCTACATCAGCAGCACCAGCGTGTACGGGCACGCCCTGGTGCCCACCGATCGGGCGGTGTGGGTCGACGAGGGTCTCCCGCCGCGACCCCGCGACATCTACGACGAGACGAAGCTGGCCGCCGAGCGGCTCGTCGCGTCGAGCGCCCTGACCCCGGTCGTCCTGCGCATCGCCCGCTGCTTCCCGGAGCCGCCGCGGACGCTGGCCGTCCACCTGCTGCACCGGGCCGTGGGGTTGTCCGATGTCGCGGCGGCCGCCGTGCGCGTCGCGGAGCACGACACCGTGGCCGGCACCTTCAACATCGCCGGGCCGTACCCGTTCACCCGCGCGGACTGCCTGCCGCTGCACCGGGACGCGGCCGGCGTCATCGCCGAGCGGGTGCCCGAGGTCGCCGCGGCGTTCCGGGACAGGAACTGGCCGCTGCCGCGGACCCTCGACCGGATCTACGACTCCGGCGCCGCCGCGGCGGCCTTCGGATATCGCCCGGTCCACGGCGTTCGTCAGCTGCTCGGCGCGCCGTGA
- the cydD gene encoding thiol reductant ABC exporter subunit CydD, with protein MRPLDPRLLRYARSARAYLAVTVALGVALAALIVAQATLLAYGITAVFLHGADAAALAPVLGWLAVVVAGRCLVAWAQEVTAVRCAAGAKSELRRLVLARLAALGANRPASTGAAVTLVTRGLDALDAYFARYLPQLVLAALVPVIVLARLVPADLIAAATIALTLPLIPVFMVLIGLHTQAANRRQFRLLARLSHHFLDVVAGLPTLKLFGRARAQADAIRRISADQRRLTMRTLRTAFLSSLVLELLATLSVALVAVGVGLRLVSGELDLTTALLVLILAPEAYLPLRQVGANYHASAEGLAAAAEAFELLETPVPAAGTAAAPDGALVFEDVVVRYPGRDGDALRLSARIEPGEVVALTGPSGCGKSTALAALLGLVAPASGRITVGGVPLATVEPGAWRARIAWVPQRPHLFAGTVDENIALGGAGDVAGAARLAGVYGFTDGDAVLGDDGTGLSAGQRQRVALARAFLRDAPIVLLDEPTANLDAGTAAGVMDAVRRLARGRTVVIAAHRPELIALADRVISLAPAAAVPR; from the coding sequence GTGAGACCGCTCGACCCGCGGCTGCTCCGGTACGCCCGCTCGGCCCGGGCGTACCTTGCCGTCACCGTCGCACTCGGGGTCGCGCTCGCCGCCCTGATCGTGGCGCAGGCGACGCTGCTCGCGTACGGGATAACGGCGGTCTTCCTGCACGGCGCGGACGCGGCCGCACTGGCCCCGGTGCTCGGGTGGCTGGCCGTCGTGGTCGCCGGGCGCTGCCTGGTGGCGTGGGCGCAGGAGGTCACGGCCGTGCGCTGCGCGGCCGGGGCGAAGTCCGAGCTGCGGCGGCTGGTGCTGGCCCGGCTGGCCGCGCTGGGCGCGAACCGGCCGGCGTCGACCGGCGCGGCCGTCACGCTGGTGACCCGCGGGCTCGACGCGCTCGACGCCTACTTCGCGCGGTACCTGCCGCAGCTCGTGCTTGCCGCGCTCGTGCCGGTGATCGTCCTGGCCCGGCTGGTGCCGGCCGACCTGATCGCGGCCGCCACCATCGCGCTGACCCTGCCGCTCATCCCGGTCTTCATGGTCCTGATCGGCCTGCACACGCAGGCCGCGAACCGCCGCCAGTTCCGGTTGCTGGCCCGGCTCTCGCACCATTTTCTCGACGTCGTCGCGGGCCTGCCGACGCTGAAGCTGTTCGGCCGGGCCCGGGCACAGGCGGACGCGATCCGCCGGATCAGCGCCGACCAGCGGCGGCTCACGATGCGCACGCTGCGCACGGCGTTCCTCTCCTCGCTGGTGCTGGAGCTGCTCGCCACCCTGTCGGTGGCGCTGGTCGCGGTCGGCGTCGGGCTGCGGCTGGTGTCCGGGGAGCTGGACCTGACCACCGCGCTGCTCGTGCTGATCCTCGCGCCGGAGGCGTACCTGCCGCTGCGCCAGGTCGGCGCGAACTATCACGCCAGCGCGGAGGGCCTTGCGGCGGCCGCGGAGGCGTTCGAGCTGCTCGAGACGCCGGTGCCGGCCGCCGGTACCGCGGCGGCGCCGGACGGCGCCCTCGTCTTCGAGGACGTCGTCGTGCGCTACCCGGGCCGCGACGGCGACGCCCTTCGGCTCTCGGCGCGCATCGAGCCCGGCGAGGTCGTCGCGCTCACCGGCCCCAGCGGCTGCGGCAAGTCCACCGCGCTGGCCGCCCTGCTCGGGCTCGTCGCGCCGGCCTCGGGCCGGATCACCGTCGGCGGCGTGCCACTGGCCACTGTGGAGCCCGGCGCGTGGCGTGCCCGGATCGCCTGGGTGCCGCAGCGGCCACACCTGTTCGCGGGCACGGTCGACGAGAACATCGCGCTCGGCGGCGCGGGCGACGTGGCCGGCGCGGCCCGGCTTGCCGGGGTGTACGGCTTCACCGACGGCGACGCTGTGCTCGGCGACGACGGCACGGGCCTGTCCGCCGGGCAGCGGCAGCGGGTCGCGCTGGCCCGGGCTTTCCTGCGCGACGCGCCGATCGTGCTGCTCGACGAGCCGACCGCCAATCTCGACGCCGGCACCGCCGCGGGCGTCATGGACGCGGTGCGGCGGCTCGCGCGCGGCCGTACCGTCGTCATCGCGGCGCACCGCCCGGAGCTGATCGCCCTGGCCGACCGCGTGATCAGCCTGGCGCCGGCGGCGGCGGTGCCGAGGTGA
- a CDS encoding DUF2927 domain-containing protein, which translates to MNRRSAGDRLRRVAPVLLAAHLALVACESSAGGTPVASAGSPSSAAPAVTSAAPSPSPAPVKPRISKAGLAYFFTVAFGAEYRDKVKVIKMWAKPEVGIRVHGGSAKSRSCLNKVISDFNSLTATTDLKLTKGAADIELHFAPVAKFRSLEPWYISGNDGYVAARWADGYTITSANVLIRSSGISERIRCHLIREELTQGMGMLRDSDKYPESIFYGQYWSAPTRYSALDKEVIRLLYSGAVGPGDDKARVKKAVTVR; encoded by the coding sequence GTGAACCGCCGTTCCGCCGGCGACCGGCTTCGCCGCGTGGCGCCGGTGCTGCTCGCCGCCCACCTCGCCCTGGTCGCCTGCGAGTCGTCGGCCGGCGGTACCCCGGTCGCCTCGGCCGGGTCACCCTCCTCGGCCGCACCGGCCGTCACCTCCGCGGCGCCGTCCCCGTCTCCTGCCCCGGTCAAGCCGAGGATCAGCAAGGCCGGGCTCGCATACTTCTTCACCGTCGCGTTCGGCGCGGAGTACCGCGACAAGGTCAAGGTCATCAAGATGTGGGCCAAGCCCGAGGTCGGCATTCGCGTCCACGGCGGGTCCGCGAAGAGCCGGAGCTGCCTGAACAAGGTCATCTCCGACTTCAACTCGCTCACCGCGACGACCGACCTGAAGCTGACCAAGGGCGCGGCCGACATCGAGCTCCACTTCGCACCGGTCGCCAAGTTCCGCTCCCTCGAGCCCTGGTACATCTCCGGCAATGACGGCTACGTCGCCGCGCGCTGGGCCGACGGGTACACCATCACCAGCGCGAACGTCCTGATCCGCTCGTCGGGGATCAGCGAGCGCATCCGCTGCCACCTGATCCGGGAGGAACTGACCCAGGGGATGGGAATGCTGCGGGACTCCGACAAGTACCCAGAGAGCATCTTCTACGGCCAGTACTGGTCGGCGCCGACGCGCTACTCGGCCCTCGACAAGGAGGTCATCCGGCTGCTCTACAGCGGTGCGGTCGGCCCCGGAGACGACAAGGCGCGCGTCAAGAAGGCGGTGACCGTCAGGTGA
- a CDS encoding LPXTG cell wall anchor domain-containing protein, giving the protein MRRALHRLLSGSAVALLAAAVVSAPGTPALAADPAVRLHFPDISVVGKDTKTSALFAWIDVPGTAPAAIGKLTVSVDTAGVDSIATVEAFSEFEDIGGEFCDRAGTVITCELDGPIELEGGTNLLPLVPLSVTAKPGAAQDAEGKLAFTARIDGGPAVTAESTVAIGEGVDLAGVIAKPVTVAPGSRAVADVRVSNAGTRPVKGVVLVLLGWDPSLTKDGGYSNCTYGLLTICTFDDVLATGTSYQLSTPMALEIPADAAAGSRASAIGAWYTPGDFKELIDVAPELDGDIFGPKGTGAPAELRAVKAAKANQVDTNLDNNLMLSEFVVGGSRRPDMAAVGATVTGTPGDKVRTKVGFVNNGPGTLYHFTFDNVDPSTHITVPAGLRAIKVDERCVPFAYDADVEFPEGGPEKDLTGASEYVCFVEDGKTAAKASMLFDFTFEVRENASTKAGQVRINEDFLTLAEPIDRDGRNDSAKITVQASGGSGGGLPVTGANAGVLGAAGGVLLLAGALGLLMVRRRRVRFTA; this is encoded by the coding sequence ATGCGTCGCGCCCTGCACCGCCTGCTGAGCGGATCGGCGGTCGCCCTGCTGGCGGCCGCGGTCGTCTCGGCGCCCGGCACCCCGGCGCTCGCCGCGGATCCCGCGGTCCGCCTGCACTTCCCCGACATCTCGGTGGTCGGCAAGGACACCAAGACCAGCGCGCTCTTCGCCTGGATCGACGTGCCGGGCACCGCGCCGGCCGCGATCGGCAAGCTGACCGTCAGCGTGGACACCGCCGGCGTCGACAGCATCGCGACGGTGGAGGCGTTCTCCGAGTTCGAGGACATCGGCGGCGAGTTCTGCGACCGGGCCGGCACGGTGATCACGTGCGAGCTCGACGGACCGATCGAGCTCGAGGGCGGCACCAACCTGCTGCCCCTGGTCCCGCTCTCGGTGACCGCGAAGCCCGGCGCCGCGCAGGACGCCGAGGGCAAGCTCGCCTTCACCGCGCGCATCGACGGTGGCCCGGCGGTCACCGCCGAGTCGACGGTCGCCATCGGCGAGGGTGTCGACCTGGCCGGCGTCATCGCCAAGCCGGTCACCGTCGCACCCGGCTCGCGCGCCGTGGCCGACGTGCGGGTGTCCAACGCCGGTACCCGGCCCGTCAAGGGCGTGGTGTTGGTGCTGCTGGGCTGGGACCCGAGCCTGACCAAGGACGGCGGGTACAGCAACTGCACGTACGGCCTCCTCACGATCTGCACGTTCGACGACGTGCTGGCGACCGGCACCAGCTACCAGCTGTCCACGCCGATGGCCCTGGAGATTCCGGCCGACGCCGCCGCGGGCAGCCGCGCGAGCGCGATCGGCGCCTGGTACACCCCCGGTGACTTCAAGGAGCTGATCGACGTCGCGCCCGAGCTCGACGGCGACATCTTCGGCCCGAAGGGCACCGGCGCCCCGGCCGAGCTGCGTGCCGTGAAGGCCGCGAAGGCCAACCAGGTCGACACCAACCTCGACAACAACCTGATGCTGAGCGAGTTCGTCGTCGGCGGAAGCCGCCGCCCGGACATGGCCGCGGTCGGTGCGACCGTCACCGGTACCCCGGGCGACAAGGTGCGCACCAAGGTCGGCTTCGTGAACAACGGGCCGGGCACGCTCTACCACTTCACCTTCGACAACGTCGACCCGTCGACGCACATCACCGTCCCGGCCGGGCTGCGGGCCATCAAGGTCGACGAGCGGTGCGTGCCGTTCGCGTACGACGCGGACGTGGAGTTCCCCGAGGGCGGCCCGGAGAAGGACCTCACCGGCGCCTCGGAGTACGTCTGCTTCGTCGAGGACGGAAAGACCGCGGCGAAGGCGTCCATGCTGTTCGACTTCACCTTCGAGGTGCGCGAGAACGCCTCCACCAAGGCCGGCCAGGTGCGGATCAACGAGGACTTCCTCACCCTCGCCGAGCCGATCGACCGTGACGGCCGCAACGACTCGGCGAAGATCACGGTGCAGGCCTCCGGCGGCAGCGGCGGCGGCCTCCCGGTCACCGGCGCGAACGCCGGCGTGCTGGGCGCGGCCGGCGGCGTGCTGCTGCTCGCGGGCGCGCTGGGCCTGCTGATGGTGCGCCGCCGTCGCGTGCGGTTCACCGCCTGA
- the cydC gene encoding thiol reductant ABC exporter subunit CydC, whose protein sequence is MNVLAVLRPGSGRLLLAVLAGAGAAGAGVALMATSAWLISRAALHPPVLHLMVAIVVVRACGIGRGVLRYLERLVGHDAALRILGGLRVRVFRRLELLAPAGLADFRRADLAQRLVADVDAVLDLVTRVLLPSAVAALVGAGAVALTGTLLPAAGLTLAAALVLVGVAVPLLQSAAARRADGRLAPLRGELATTTVDLLHGLPDLTAYGAVARQLDLLDDVDRRLRRAEERSAAATGVSAAVTAFGTGLCLLVGLAAGAVAVRAGQLSGELLAVVVLTPLAVFETAGALPPAAQRWAGARAALRRLSEVFAAPVPVTTVPGPGEVPAGPYTLRIENVTAGWVPGRTALRDVDLTLAPGGRVALVGPSGSGKSTVAALLVRFLDPRSGRITLNGIDLRTLAPERVRRIVGYLSEDAYLFDTTIGENLRIARGDASPDDLRAALGSARLLDWVDSLPYGIDTLVGEHGLALSGGQRRRLALARALLAGTPVLILDEPTEHLDDETAAALTRDLLAAAGDRTVLLITHRADDLAAVDEVVTLPATRDAIVSQRWGRYPSVAEHCL, encoded by the coding sequence GTGAACGTCCTCGCCGTCCTGCGGCCCGGTTCGGGCCGGCTGCTGCTCGCGGTGCTCGCCGGCGCCGGCGCGGCGGGCGCGGGCGTCGCCCTGATGGCGACGTCCGCCTGGCTGATCTCGCGCGCCGCGCTGCACCCGCCGGTGCTGCACCTGATGGTCGCGATCGTCGTGGTCCGCGCCTGCGGCATCGGCCGCGGCGTCCTGCGCTACCTCGAACGGCTGGTCGGCCACGACGCGGCGCTGCGGATCCTCGGCGGCCTGCGGGTGCGGGTGTTCCGCCGGCTGGAGCTGCTCGCGCCGGCCGGGCTGGCCGACTTCCGCCGCGCCGACCTGGCGCAGCGCCTCGTCGCCGACGTCGACGCCGTGCTGGACCTGGTCACCCGGGTGCTGCTGCCCTCCGCCGTCGCCGCGCTCGTCGGCGCCGGCGCGGTGGCGCTGACCGGCACGCTGCTGCCGGCCGCCGGGCTGACCCTGGCCGCGGCCCTGGTGCTGGTCGGGGTGGCCGTGCCGCTGTTGCAGTCCGCCGCGGCGCGCCGCGCCGACGGCCGGCTCGCGCCGCTGCGCGGCGAGCTCGCCACGACCACCGTCGACCTGCTGCACGGCCTGCCCGACCTGACCGCGTACGGGGCGGTCGCGCGTCAGCTGGACCTGCTGGACGACGTGGACCGGCGGCTGCGCCGCGCCGAGGAGCGCTCGGCCGCCGCCACCGGCGTCTCGGCCGCGGTGACCGCGTTCGGCACCGGCCTGTGCCTGCTCGTCGGGCTCGCCGCGGGCGCCGTCGCGGTCCGCGCCGGTCAGCTCTCCGGTGAACTGCTCGCCGTCGTCGTGCTCACGCCGCTGGCGGTGTTCGAGACCGCGGGCGCGCTGCCGCCGGCCGCGCAGCGCTGGGCCGGCGCGCGGGCGGCGCTGCGCCGGCTGTCGGAGGTCTTCGCGGCGCCCGTGCCGGTGACCACCGTGCCCGGCCCGGGCGAGGTGCCCGCCGGGCCGTACACGCTGCGTATCGAGAACGTGACTGCGGGCTGGGTACCGGGCCGGACCGCGCTGCGCGATGTCGACCTGACGCTCGCGCCGGGCGGCCGGGTCGCGCTGGTGGGGCCGAGCGGATCGGGCAAGTCAACGGTCGCGGCCCTGCTCGTCCGCTTCCTCGACCCCCGATCGGGCCGGATCACCCTCAACGGGATCGACCTGCGCACCCTGGCGCCCGAGCGGGTGCGGCGGATCGTCGGCTACCTCAGCGAGGACGCGTACCTGTTCGACACGACGATCGGGGAGAACCTGCGCATCGCCCGCGGCGACGCCTCGCCGGACGACCTGCGCGCCGCGCTGGGCTCGGCGCGGCTGCTGGACTGGGTGGACTCCCTGCCGTACGGGATCGACACCCTGGTCGGCGAGCACGGCCTGGCCCTGTCCGGCGGGCAGCGGCGGCGACTCGCGCTGGCCCGGGCGCTGCTGGCCGGCACGCCGGTGCTGATCCTGGACGAGCCGACCGAACACCTCGACGACGAGACGGCGGCGGCGCTGACCCGCGATCTGCTGGCGGCCGCGGGCGACCGCACCGTTCTGCTGATCACCCACCGCGCCGACGACCTGGCGGCGGTCGACGAGGTGGTCACCCTGCCAGCCACCCGCGACGCGATCGTTTCGCAACGTTGGGGCCGGTATCCGTCAGTGGCCGAACACTGCCTGTGA
- the cydB gene encoding cytochrome d ubiquinol oxidase subunit II, with amino-acid sequence MELTTVWFGLIAVLWAGYFLLEGFDFGVGILLPVLGRDDRERRLLINTIGPVWDGNEVWLLVAGGATFAAFPEWYATLFSGFYLPLLIILVALIVRGVAFEYRGKRDHAAWKRRWDYCIIGGSLVPALLWGVAFGNIVRGVRLDADHEYVGGFFDLLNPYALLGGLTTLTLFTLHGGVFLALKTGGEMRERAGRLAAVLAVPAVVVAAGFLLWTAIAHPDTGGRLLSGIAALALVGAAVATRLRREGWAFVASGATIVLATFALFVTLFPDVMPSTIDPAYSLTTTNAASTPYTLGVMTWVAVAFTPIVLVYQGWTYWVFRKRLTVEHIPVAPALAGETG; translated from the coding sequence ATGGAACTCACCACCGTCTGGTTCGGCCTGATCGCAGTGCTCTGGGCCGGCTACTTCCTGCTCGAGGGCTTCGACTTCGGCGTCGGCATCCTGCTGCCGGTGCTGGGCCGCGACGACCGCGAGCGCCGGTTGCTGATCAACACGATCGGCCCGGTCTGGGACGGCAACGAGGTCTGGCTGCTGGTCGCCGGCGGCGCCACCTTCGCCGCGTTCCCGGAGTGGTACGCCACCCTGTTCTCCGGCTTCTACCTGCCGCTGCTGATCATCCTGGTGGCGCTGATCGTGCGCGGCGTCGCGTTCGAGTACCGCGGCAAGCGCGACCACGCGGCATGGAAGCGCCGCTGGGACTACTGCATCATCGGCGGCAGCCTGGTGCCGGCGCTGCTCTGGGGAGTGGCGTTCGGCAACATCGTGCGCGGCGTGCGGCTCGACGCCGACCACGAGTACGTCGGCGGCTTCTTCGACCTGCTCAACCCGTACGCGTTGCTCGGCGGGCTGACCACCCTCACGCTCTTCACGCTGCACGGCGGGGTGTTCCTCGCCCTCAAGACCGGCGGCGAGATGCGCGAGCGGGCCGGCCGGCTCGCCGCCGTGCTCGCCGTGCCGGCCGTCGTGGTCGCGGCCGGCTTCCTGCTGTGGACGGCGATCGCACACCCGGACACCGGTGGCCGGCTCCTGTCGGGCATCGCCGCGCTCGCCCTGGTCGGCGCGGCGGTCGCCACCCGCCTGCGCCGGGAGGGCTGGGCGTTCGTGGCCAGCGGCGCGACGATCGTGCTCGCCACGTTCGCGCTGTTCGTCACGCTCTTCCCCGACGTCATGCCGTCGACGATCGACCCGGCCTACAGCCTCACCACCACGAACGCGGCCTCCACCCCGTACACCCTCGGCGTGATGACCTGGGTGGCCGTGGCGTTCACGCCGATCGTGCTGGTCTATCAGGGCTGGACGTACTGGGTGTTCCGCAAGCGGCTGACCGTCGAGCACATCCCGGTCGCGCCGGCGCTCGCGGGCGAGACCGGGTGA
- a CDS encoding cytochrome ubiquinol oxidase subunit I, with translation MDALDLARWQFGIITVYHFIFVPITIGMSVLVASLQTAWVRTGKEHYLRATKFWGKLFLINFAMGVVTGIVQEFQFGMNWSDYSRFVGDIFGAPLAIEGLLAFFLESTFLGLWIFGWDRLPKRLHLATIWIAAIGTMLSAYFILAANSWMQHPVGYEINTETGRAELNSIGAVLTNSTTLVTFPHTITACFLTAGAVLLAVSAWHLRKRHQEDVFRPSLKLGAWVVLVAGVGVMITGDLQARIMTEQQPMKMAAAEALYETSEPASFSLFTIGSLDGREEVASVRIPGVLSFMATGSPSGTVEGINNLQQEYAEKYGPGDYVPYVPITYWSFRLMIGFGLLAMLVAAAALWAVRGGRTPTSRWLWYSAVATIFMPLLSNSFGWIFTEMGRQPWTVFGVFKTFESGSPSVSTAEAATSLIVLTLLYGVLAVVEVGLFLKYAGAGAPELPPPPDLEDADRPLAFAY, from the coding sequence GTGGACGCGCTCGATCTTGCCCGCTGGCAGTTCGGCATCATCACCGTCTATCACTTCATCTTCGTGCCGATCACCATCGGGATGTCGGTGCTGGTTGCCTCGCTCCAGACCGCCTGGGTGCGCACCGGCAAGGAGCACTATCTGCGGGCGACCAAATTCTGGGGCAAGCTCTTTCTGATCAACTTCGCGATGGGCGTGGTCACCGGCATCGTGCAGGAGTTCCAGTTCGGCATGAACTGGAGCGACTACTCGCGCTTCGTCGGCGACATCTTCGGCGCGCCGCTGGCCATCGAGGGCCTGCTGGCGTTCTTCCTGGAGTCGACGTTCCTCGGGCTGTGGATCTTCGGCTGGGACCGCCTGCCGAAGCGGCTGCACCTCGCCACGATCTGGATCGCGGCGATCGGCACCATGCTGTCCGCGTACTTCATCCTGGCCGCCAACTCGTGGATGCAGCACCCGGTCGGCTACGAGATCAACACCGAGACCGGGCGCGCCGAGCTGAACAGCATCGGCGCGGTCCTGACCAACTCCACCACGCTGGTGACCTTCCCGCACACGATCACCGCGTGCTTCCTCACCGCGGGCGCGGTGCTGCTCGCGGTCAGCGCCTGGCACCTGCGCAAGCGCCACCAGGAGGACGTCTTCCGGCCCAGCCTCAAGCTCGGCGCCTGGGTGGTACTGGTCGCCGGCGTCGGCGTGATGATCACCGGCGACCTCCAGGCCCGGATCATGACCGAGCAGCAGCCGATGAAGATGGCCGCGGCGGAGGCGCTCTACGAGACGTCCGAGCCGGCGAGCTTCTCCCTGTTCACCATCGGCTCCCTCGACGGGCGCGAGGAGGTGGCCAGCGTCCGGATACCCGGGGTGCTCTCCTTCATGGCCACCGGCAGCCCCTCCGGCACGGTCGAGGGGATCAACAACCTGCAACAGGAGTACGCCGAGAAGTACGGCCCGGGCGACTACGTGCCGTACGTGCCGATCACCTACTGGTCGTTCCGCCTGATGATCGGTTTCGGCCTGCTCGCCATGCTTGTCGCGGCGGCGGCGCTCTGGGCCGTGCGCGGCGGCCGGACACCGACGAGCCGCTGGCTGTGGTACTCCGCCGTCGCCACCATCTTCATGCCGCTGCTGTCCAACTCGTTCGGCTGGATCTTCACGGAGATGGGCCGGCAGCCGTGGACGGTCTTCGGCGTCTTCAAGACCTTCGAGAGCGGCTCGCCCTCGGTCAGCACCGCGGAGGCGGCCACCTCACTGATCGTCCTGACCCTGCTCTACGGCGTCCTCGCGGTCGTCGAGGTCGGCCTCTTCCTCAAGTACGCCGGAGCCGGAGCGCCGGAACTGCCGCCGCCGCCCGACCTGGAGGACGCCGACCGCCCGCTAGCCTTCGCCTACTGA
- a CDS encoding VOC family protein, which produces MTSPTEDTVNVRYLVDDVQAAVDFYLTHLGFTAGPAFPPAFADVRRGNLRLLLSGPASSAGRPMPDGRTPHPGGWNRIHLLVDDIAAEVDRLRAAGVEFRSEVVSGPGGRQIVLDDPAGNPVELFQPAV; this is translated from the coding sequence CCGTCAACGTCCGCTACCTGGTGGACGACGTTCAGGCCGCGGTCGACTTCTACCTCACCCACCTGGGCTTCACCGCCGGCCCGGCCTTCCCGCCCGCCTTCGCCGACGTGCGCCGCGGCAACCTGCGGCTGCTGCTGTCCGGACCGGCCAGCTCGGCGGGGCGGCCGATGCCCGACGGCCGCACGCCGCACCCCGGCGGCTGGAACCGCATCCACCTGCTCGTCGACGACATCGCGGCCGAGGTGGACCGGCTGCGCGCGGCCGGGGTCGAGTTCCGCAGCGAGGTGGTCAGCGGGCCCGGCGGCCGGCAGATCGTCCTGGACGACCCGGCCGGCAACCCCGTCGAACTCTTCCAGCCGGCGGTATAG